The Sporichthyaceae bacterium region ACCAACTCATCGGCGTGCTCCAGACCGTCCGGGTGTCGTTCCCAGGCCGCGGTGGGCCCGCCGGGCATGTCGCCGCGCAGCGCGAGCACGTTGCGGATGCCGGCCGCCGCGAATCCGCCGATGACGTTACGCAACTCCGTCCGCGAATGCCCCACGCAGGTCAGGTGCCCGACCGCGGTCAGCGTGGTCTCGGTGGCGATGTTCTCCACGATGCGCACCGTGCGATCGCGGGTGGACCCGCCGGCGCCGTAGGTCACCGAGACGAACGTGGGGCCGAGCGGCTCGAGTCGACGGATGGCCTGCCACAGCGTGCGCTCGCCCTCGTCGGTGGCGGGCGGGAAGAACTCGAATGAGTACGAACGTCCGCCGGAAGCCAACAATTCGCGCATGGTGCTCGCCAGGCCGGCCCGGCCGGACCGCCCACCCCCACCGGTCGTCATAGTGACTGCAGCGTAGTCACCGGATGGGGGAACGGGTGCGCATCGTCAGCGGGCCGACCGAACAGGTGGTGATCGTCGGCGCCGGGTTGTCCGGGCTGTCCGCCGCACTGCGCCTGGTCGCCGCCGGACGAAGCGTCACGTTGCTGGAGCGGGAAAGCGTGCCCGGTGGGCGGGCCGGGGTGTGTCGGGCGAAGGGCTACACCTTCGACACCGGCCCCACCGTGCTGACCATGCCGGACCTGATTGCCGATGCGTTCGACTGTGTCGGGGAACACATGGCCGACTGGCTGACGCTGCGTCGGCTGGACCCGGCCTACCGGGTCCGGTTCGCCGACGGCAGCACGCTGGATGTGCGCGCCCATCCGCAGGACACCGCGGCCGAAATCGCCGCGCTGTGCGGACCGGCGGAGGCGCAGCGCTACCACCGCCTGGTCGACTGGCTGACCCGGCTGTATCGCTGCCAGATGCGCAGCTTCATCGACCGCAACCTCGATTCTCCGCTGGCGTTGCTGAACCCCGACCTGGCCCGGTTGGTGGCCGCGGGCGGCTTCGGCCGGCTGGCCCCGGCCATCGACGCACGGCTGAGCGATCCCCGGTTGCGGCGGGTGTTCTCCTTCCAGTCCATGTACGCGGGCCTGGCGCCGGCCGAGGCATTGGCCTGCTACGCCGTGATCTCCTACATGGACACGGTGGCCGGGGTGTGGTTCCCCGACGGCGGTCTGCACGCGTTGCCCACCGCGCTGGCCGCGGCGGCGGTCAAACACGGGGCGGACGTGCGCTACGACACCGAAGTGGTCGGGGTGGATCGGGCCGCCGGACGGGCGGTGGCGGTGCGTACCGCGGCCGGGGAACGCGTGCCCTGCGATGCCCTCGTGCTCACCGTCGACCGGCCGGTGGCCGTCGAACGCCTGCTCGGCCGGCGTCCGCGGCGCCGGTTGCGCTACTCCCCCTCCTGCGCGCTGCTGTTGGCCGGAGCCCCCGCGGCAGGCCCGCACCGGGCACACCACGAGGTGGTGTTCGGCAACGCCTGGGAACGCACCTTCGCCGAAATCATCGACCGTGGTCGGCTGATGAGCGACGAGTCGTTCCTGGTCTCCACCGCGTCCCGCACGGACGCCTCGCTGGCCCCGGCCGGCCGGGATGCACACACCGTGCTGTTTCCCACCCCGAACCTGACGGGCCATCAGGACTGGGCGGTGCTGCGTGGTGGTTACCGAGACCACATGCTGCGGGTACTTGCCGAGCGCGGCTACCCGGAGTTTGCGGCCGAGGCCGAGGTCATCGACCTGGTCACGCCCGCGGACTGGGCCGCGCGCGGGATGGCCGCGGGCACCCCGTTCGCCGCCGCGCACACGTTCCGACAGACCGGCCCGTTCCGTCCGGCCAACCTGGCCCGCGACTGGGCGAACGTGGTGTTCGCCGGTTCCGGCACCGTGCCCGGTGTGGGCATCCCCAGCGTGCTGATCTCCGGCCGGTTGGCGGCGGAGCGGATCACCGGCCCGGATCGGATCTACCGCTCCCGCGCCTGGCCGCTGTGACCGTGCCAGGATCTCCCCATGGACGACACGCAGCGAGCTGACGAGCCCGAACCGGGGACCGACGAAACCGAAACCGAGGACGCCCCCGACGTATTCGCCGGGGACGACGACCGCGCGAAGTTCCGCGAGGCCCTGGCCCGCAAGACCGGACGAGGCGGGGGCAGCGCTCAGGGTGGCGACAGTGGCTCCAAGGTGGGCTCGGCCCACGGTCCGGCCAAGGCCCAGCGCACCTTCCGACGCAAGTCCGGCGGCTGAGCGGCGCGCCGTAGGCTGTGCACGTGCTGCACAGCCGGATCCTGGACGCCGCGGGCATCGACGACCCCGAGTTGCGGGCCTCCTACCTGCGGTGCCGGGATCTGCACTCACGGCACGGGCGCACGTACTACCTGGCCACCCGGCTGCTGCCCAGCGCCCGACGGCCGTACGTGTGGGCACTGTACGGGTTCGCCCGCCACGCCGACGAGATCGTCGACGACCCGGCCCCGGCGATCTCCCCGGCGCAGCGCGCGGAGCAGCTCGCCCGGTGGTCCCAGCTCCGCCTGGACGAGTTGCGGGCCGGGGCGAGCGAGGACCCGATCGGCCGGGCCATGGCCGACACTGTGCACACCTGGGACATCCCGCTGGAGCACGTGGCCGCATTCCTGGACTCGATGCGCGCTGACCTGACGGTGCATCAGTACGGCACGTTCGACGACTTGCTCGGCTACATGTACGGGTCGGCCGCGGTGATCGGGCTGCAAATGCTGCCGGTGCTCGGCCCGCTGACTCCGGACGCCGTCGAGCCCGCGATGGCGTTGGGCATCGCCTTCCAGCTGACCAACTTCATCCGCGACGTCGCCGAGGACCTCGACCGCGGGCGGCTCTACCTGCCGCTGGAGGACCTCGACCGCTTCGGCGTCTGCCGCACGGATCTCGAGCACGGCACGTTCTCCCCCGCCGCCCAAGATCTGATCCAGTTCCAGATCGAGCGGGCCAGGCACTGGTACGACCGCGCCCGCCCCGGTATCGACATGCTGGAGCCGGCCGGTCGGGAGTGCATCCGGGCCGCGTTCGTGCTCTACGCCGGGATCCTCGACCAGATCGAGCGGGTCGGCTGCGACGTGCTGCGCGGCCGCGTCGCAGTGCCCCGGGTAACCCGGGCGCGGGTCGGGTCCGGCGCCTACCTGCGGGCCCGCCGGGCCTGGCCATCGGCATCTCGACGACCGAACCAGTCCCACCAGGTCCAGGTCCACAGCACCAGCGCGAAGCCGAACAACAGGTCCTCCACCGGGGCGTAGGCGACCCGCCCGGAGCCGAGGAACACCGCGCGGCTGCCGCCGAGCACCACGTCGGCGTCGTACCGCACGATGTGCCGGCCGGTCAGCCAGCCGTTGGTGAGCAACTGGAAGAACAACACGATTCCGTACGCGATCCAGAACTCCGCCCGCCCGATCAGCCGGGTGCGCACCCCCCACCGGTCCACCACCAGCGCGACGAGCACCGCGAGCACCGCGGCAACCGTGTAGCTCACCGCTTCTTCCGCAACGTCCGCACGGCCTCCAGGGTGAGCAATACCGCGATCGGGATCACCACGAAGAAGGCGATCTCCTCGATCGCCATGCCGCCGGGCAACCGCACATCCACGGTCTGCCGGCGGTCGAAGCTCCACTGCCCGGCCGCGGTGGCCATCAGGTCCCAAGCTCCGAATGGCAACAGCACCACGACCAGCGTGGCCAGCAACCGGCGCGGCCGACGCAGCACGCGGGCACCGAGCAGCCACTCCAGGGGTGCCACGAACGCGGCAACCACGGCCAGCATCGCCAGGTACGAGAGGTGACGCACACGTGATTGTCGCGCGCGCCGGCGCCGGCGCGTTGCGGGCCGGCGCTCCGGTGGGCGAGGTGCCCGCAGGGGTCGGGACATCTCGCCCACCGGCTTCCGGGCGGACTCTCGGGGTACCGGCCGGTGGCGGACACCGTGGTCCCCGCCGGTCACGACGCTACTGGCCCCCGACCTGCGAGGAAGCGATTTTGCGGAATCCTGCGGTCCGGCAAACGAGTGCTTGCGCCCGGCTAACTCACGGTCCGTCAGTTATGTCAACACCGACCGCGCGCAACCGGGTCGCGAAGGCCGCCGCGGCGGCACCCGGATCGTCCGCCTCGGTGATCGCCCGGACCACCACGGCGCGGCGCGCGCCGGCCTCGATGATTTCGTCCAGCCGGTCGAGGTCGATGCCCCCGATGGCGAACCACGGCCGCCGGGCCACCGCTGCGGCATGACGCAGCAGCGCCGGCCCGGGCGCGGGCCGCCCCGGCTTGGTCGGCGTGGGCCAGGTCGGTCCGACGCAGAAATAGTCGACCCCGTCCTCGGTGTTGGCGTCGTCCACCTGCTCGATGTCGTGCGTGGACCGACCGATCAGCGGTCCTCCCCCGATCAGCCAACGGGCGTCGGGCACCGGCAGGTCGTCCTGGCCGAGGTGCAGCCCATCGGCGTGTGCGGCGTAGGCCAGGTCCGCCCGGTCATTGACCGCGAAAAGCGCCCCGTGCCGGCCCGCGACCTCGGCGAACACCTCCAGTGCGGCCAACTCGTGGCGGGCCTCCATGTGCTTCTGGCGCAACTGCACGATGTCCACCCCGCCGGCCAGCACCGCGTCCAGGAACTCGGCCAGGTCGCCCTGCCGTTCCCGGGCATCGGTGCACAAATAGAGCCGGGCGTCGGCCAGTCGCTCGCGATTGTTCATCAAAAGCCCAGCGCCTGCGCGCGGCGGCGCACCTCCGTGCCGCGGTTGGCCCGCAGCGCCTCCACCGGGGTGCCGGGCAGCGCCTCGTCGGCAGTGAACAACCAGCTCAGCGCCTGGTCGTCGGAGTAACCGGCGTCCGCGAGCAGGGTCAGCGTGCCCGGCAGACCTTTCACCACGGCACCGTCGAGGAAGAATTCCGCCGGCACGCACAGCACGGCGTTCTCCCCGCGGCGCCGGGCCAGGAACTGCCGGTCGGAGTAAAACTGCCGGGCGCGAGCGGCATCCACTCCGAGTTCCGCGGCCACCTCGGGCAGGGTCAGCCAGCGGCTGACCCCGGCCTGCACCGGATCCGTGGCATCGGTCACCTCGTCATTCACGCCCCCAGCCTTTCATCGCTTGTCGCCCCGACCTGCTCGCCCTCAACGCATGACATGCGCAAAAGGCGCTTGTCATGCGCCTGGACGGCCGACAACCACGCACAGCGCATGTCATGCGCCGACCGTAAGCTGAGGCCAAATGACCCCCACGGCCTCTTCCCAGCCCACGCCGGACGTACTGATCGTCGGCGCCGGGCTGATCGGTCTGGCGATTGCCTGGCGGGCAACGGGCCGCGGGCTACGCGTTGCAGTGGTCGATCCCTCCCCCGGGTCGGGGGCATCCAGGGTGGCCGCGGGCATGCTCGCCCCGGTCACCGAAGCGGCGTACAACGAGGGCGCGTTGCTGCGCCTCAACCTGGCCTCGGCCGCCGCCTATCCCGACTTCGTCGCCGAGCTCTCCGCGGCCACCGGACTGGACACCGGCTACCGGGCCAGCGGCACGCTGCTGGCCGCGGTGGACGGCGACGACCTCGCGCACGCCGCCGAGCTACACGCCTTCCAGCGCGGGCTGGGACTCGACGTGGAGGTGGTGGACGCCCGCGAGCTGCGCCGCCGGGAGCCGCTGCTGGCGCCGGGGCTGCGCGGTGGTCTGTGGGTGGCCGGCGACCACCAGGTCGACCCGCGTCGACTGTTGGACGCCCTGCTGGCCGCCTGCCGGGCGTCCGGCGTCCGGTTCGTCGCGGCCGCCGCGGCCGGGGTCGCGAGTCGCGCCGGACGCGCGCTGGGCGTGGAGCTGGCCGACGGCACCCGGCTGGCCGCCGGTCGGGTGGTGTTGGCCGCCGGGGCGCACACCGGGCGACTCGCCGGCCTGCCGACCGGCGCCCTGGGCTGTCTACGCCCGGTGAAGGGCCAGGTGCTGCGCCTGCGCGGCCCGGCCCTGCTCGGCCGCACCGTGCGTGGCCTGGTCCGCGGTGCCAGCGTCTACCTGGTGCCGCGAGCGGACGGCGAGGTGGTGGTCGGCGCCACCGTTGAGGAACAGGGCTTCGACACCTCGGTCACCGCCGGGGCCGGCTATGAGCTGCTGCGGGACGCACTGGAGTTGGTGCCCGCGTTGAGCGAGCTGGAATTCGTCGAGATCAGCGCCGGCCTGCGTCCCGGCACCCTGGACAACGGCCCGCTACTCGGCCCCGCCCACCTGGACGGCCTGGTGCTGGCCACCGGGCACTATCGCAACGGGGTTCTGCTCACCCCGATCACCGCCGACGCCATCACGGCGGTGCTCACCGACGTCGACCCGCCGGCGGTTGCCGCACCGTTTCACGCCCGCCGGTTCACCGACCGCGGTCGGCGGATCGCGGTGGGCCAATGACGACGCCGGAGGACGGCGGCCCGTTCGCGGTGATCGTCAATGGGGAGACCAAGCAGGTCGAGTCCGGCACGACGGTGGCCGACCTGGTCGCCGACGTGGCGGGGTCACCGGACGCCCGTGGAGTGGCCGCGGCGCTCAACGGGGCGGTGGTGCCCCGCGGACGATGGACGGTGGTACAGCTCGGCGAGGACGACCGCCTCGAGGTGCTGACCGCGGTGCAAGGGGGATGACGATGACTCAGATCGCTGTTGCCGAGGACATCGAGCCGTTGCTGATCGCCGGCCGCAGCTTCGGTTCGCGACTCATCATGGGTACCGGCGGCACGCCCAGCATGGAGATCCTGGAGCAGGCGCTGGTCGCCTCGGGCACCGAATTGACCACGGTGGCCATGCGTCGGGTGGATCCGAACGCTCGCGGTTCGGTGTTGGACCTGCTGCGCGACCTCGGCATCGCGGTACTGCCGAACACCGCCGGGTGTCGCACCGCCGGCGAGGCACTGCTCACCGCCCGGCTGGCCCGCGAGGCGTTGAATACGGACTGGGTGAAACTCGAGGTGATCGGCGACGAGCGCACCCTGCTGCCCGACCCGGTGGAGTTGCTCGTCGCCGCCGAGATGCTCGTCGCGGACGGCTTCGTGGTGTTGCCCTACACCAACGACGACCCGATCCTGGCCCGCCGCCTGGAGCAGGCCGGGTGCGCCGCGGTGATGCCACTGGGTTCCCCGATCGGCTCCGGTTTGGGCATTCGTAACCCGCACAACATCCGGTTGATCGTGCAGGACGCCGGCGTCCCGGTGGTGTTGGACGCGGGCATCGGCACCGCCTCGGATGCCGCGCTGGCCATGGAACTCGGCTGCGACGCGGTGCTGTTGGCCTCAGCGGTCACCCGGGCCGCGGACCCGGCGGCAATGGCCACCGCGATGCGGCACGCGGTGTTGGCCGGGCGCCTGGCTTACGGCGCCGGACGTATCCCGATACGGACCAGGGCGGAGGCATCCTCCCCGGTCTCGGGCATGTTGCGGCAGTGACGCAATTTCCGTGGAAGGGCCGTCTGCCCGGGTGCAATCCGTAGACTGACGGCCGATGAGCACGGCCACCGTCGACCCGCTGGTCGGCCAGCTGTTGGACGGGCGCTACCGCGTCACGCGCCGGCTGGCCCGTGGCGGCATGGCCACCGTGTACACCGCGGTGGACTCCCGGCTCAACCGTGAGGTCGCGCTCAAGGTCATGCATCCCGGCCTGGCCGAGGATCGCGAGTTCGTCGACCGGTTCATCCGCGAGGCGCACGCCGCGGCCCGGCTCTCACACCCCGCCGCGGTGGCCGTTTACGACCAGAGCGCGGATTCCGGACACGTGTTCATCGCCATGGAGTACGTCGCCGGGCGCAATTTGCGTGACTGGCTGCGCGATCGCGGCCGGCTGACACCGCGGGAGACCTTCGCGGTGCTGGAGCCGGTGCTCGCCGCGCTCGCCGCGGCCCACCAGGCCGGCCTGGTGCACCGCGACATCAAGCCGGAGAACGTGTTGATCGCCGACGACGGCCGGGTCAAGGTCGCCGACTTCGGCCTGGCCCGCGCGGTCAGTGCCGCCACCTCCACCGGCACGCTGATCGGCACGGTGGCCTATCTGGCCCCGGAGCAGGTCGAGCGCGGCGTCGCGGACCAGCGCACCGACGTGTACTCCGCGGGCATCCTGCTCTACGAGTGCCTCACCGGTTTCCAGCCGCACGGCGGCGAGACGCCGATCCAGATCGCCTACCAGCACGTGAACGCCGATGTGCCCCCGCCGTCGGCGATCCGTCCGTCGTTGGCTCCGGCGCTGGACCACCTGGTCGCCCGGGTCACCTGCCGCAACCCGGCCGGGCGACCGCCCGACGCGGGCGCATTCCTCGCCGAACTGCTCGCCGTGCGCCGCTCGCTCAGCCCGGCCGAACTCGACGACGCCGGTCCGGTGGAGACGTCCTACGCGCCGACCGTGGTGGTGGAGCGTGGCGCGCACCGCGCCTCGGCAACACCGCCGCCGCCGATGCCGCAGCCGGCGTCGGCGCCGCAGTACACATCCCCTTTGGCCACGCCGTCCACCCCGTTCCCGACGCGTCCGTTGTTCTCCCCGGGTCGATTGGCCCGGCGGCGCAACCGCGGCCGCGCCGCGCTGGTCGTGTTGCTCGTGCTGGCGGTCGCGATGGGGCTGGTCGGTTGGCGGGTGGCCGCGGGCAATTCGGTGTCCGCCCCGTCACTGATCAACCTCAGCCGCGCCGACGCGCAGACCCGCGCGGAGCAGGCCGGCCTGCATCCGAACTTCTCCGGCGAGGCGTTCAGCGAGAACGTGAAGGCCGGCCAAGTGGTCAGCACTGATCCGGCGGCCGGCCACCGGGTGGCCAAGCACGGCACGATCACCGTGGTGCTGTCCAAGGGCCCGGAGCGCTACTCGGTGCCCACCGTCTCCGGCAAGTCGGTGAACGACGCCAAGGCCGCGCTGGCCGGTGCCCATCTCGCGGTGTCCGATCAACAGCGCCACGACTACAGCGACACGGTGGCGCAGGGCTCGGTGATGGGCACCGATCCGGCCGCGGGCACGGCACTGAAGCCCAATGCCGTGATCACGCTGATCATCAGCGACGGCGGCAAGCCGGTGCGGGTGCCCGAATTGGTCGGGCACAGCATCGACGACGCCACCAAGACGCTGGCCAAGCTCGGCCTCAAGGTCGCCTTCGACGACACCGACTTCGACCCGTCCGGCGACGTGCTGGCCCAGGATCCCGTCCCCGGCAGCCGGGCCTTCCGCGGCGACACGGTGCACCTGCAGGGTTCGGGCGCCAGGGTCACCGTGCCCAATGTGATCGGGATGAGCCGCCAGCAGGCGACCCAGACACTGCAGGCCCAGGGTTTGCAGGCCGACGACGAGGGGTTCGGCCTGTTCTGCAACACGGTCAACGATCAGGATCCGCCGGCCGGATCACGGGTGGCCCGCGGCTCGCAGGTGGGTATCAGCTGTTGAGGTGCCCCCGCGGGCAACAAACGCTTGGCGAACCGGCAAACTTCGCTTAGGCTTACCTAAGGTTGATTCCGACCGGAAGCGAGCGTCCCTCATGTACGTCTGCCTGTGCCACGCGGTCACCGAGGAGGAAATCCTCGATGCCGTGGACACCGGCGCGCACACGGAGGCCGCTGTTGCCGAGGTGACGCACGCGGGCACCGGGTGCGGCTCGTGCCTGGCGCGGTTGGGCGACCTGCTCGACGGGGCCGCCCCGTACGGCTGCCGGTTGCGAGCCCTGCCCGCCACTGCCTGAGGCACCTGACACCCCATCAGGCAAGCCAGGCCTTCGATGACATCCTCCGGGGCAGCCCGATAGGTTCGTCGTGGCATATCGCACGCATCCGGAGGACGGCACCCATGCAAGGTGACCCCGAGGTCATCGCCCTGCTCAACGAGCAGCTGACCAGTGAGCTCACCGCGATCAACCAGTACTTCCTGCACGCGAAGATGCAGCAGAACTGGGGCTACACGGAGCTCGCCGAGAAGACCCGGCACGAGTCCATCGAGGAGATGCACCACGCCGAGGAGGTCACCGACCGGATCCTCTTCCTCGAGGGGTTGCCGAACTACCAGCGGCTGCTGCCGTTGCGCATCGGGCAGACCGTGCGCGAGCAGTTCCAGGCCGACCTGTCGGTGGAACTGGACGTGGTGGAGCGGCTGCGGCCGGGCATCATCATGTGTCGGGAGAAAAGCGACGCCACCTCGGCGAACCTCTTCGAGCGGATCCTCGCCAACGAGGAAGAGCACATCGATTACCTGGAGACGCAGCTCGCGTTGATGGACTCGTTGGGCGAGCCGCTCTACCTGGCGCAGTGCGTGTCCCGCCCACCGTCCAACTAGGGAGTGGTCATGGCCGGGTTTCTTCAGATCGTCGTGTACTCGACCTCGCGCATCGACGAAATCAGGGCAGCCGGAAAGAAGTTCGGCGCGGGCGCTTCGTCCGGCCCGACCCGGGTGATCGTCTGCGCGAGTCTCGACGTGCCGAACCGCTACGCCACGATCGTCGAGTTCGACTCCTACGACGCCGCGATGGAGAACAGCAACCGCCCGGAGACCGGCGAGTTCGCGGCGCTGATGACCTCGATGTGCGACGGCCCGCCCACCTTCTACAACCTGGACGTAATCGAATCGGAAAAGCCGAACCCGGCCGCCTCCGGCTTCCTCCAGGTGATCTTCTACACGAC contains the following coding sequences:
- a CDS encoding thiazole synthase, yielding MTQIAVAEDIEPLLIAGRSFGSRLIMGTGGTPSMEILEQALVASGTELTTVAMRRVDPNARGSVLDLLRDLGIAVLPNTAGCRTAGEALLTARLAREALNTDWVKLEVIGDERTLLPDPVELLVAAEMLVADGFVVLPYTNDDPILARRLEQAGCAAVMPLGSPIGSGLGIRNPHNIRLIVQDAGVPVVLDAGIGTASDAALAMELGCDAVLLASAVTRAADPAAMATAMRHAVLAGRLAYGAGRIPIRTRAEASSPVSGMLRQ
- the bfr gene encoding bacterioferritin; this translates as MQGDPEVIALLNEQLTSELTAINQYFLHAKMQQNWGYTELAEKTRHESIEEMHHAEEVTDRILFLEGLPNYQRLLPLRIGQTVREQFQADLSVELDVVERLRPGIIMCREKSDATSANLFERILANEEEHIDYLETQLALMDSLGEPLYLAQCVSRPPSN
- a CDS encoding lycopene cyclase domain-containing protein; the protein is MSYTVAAVLAVLVALVVDRWGVRTRLIGRAEFWIAYGIVLFFQLLTNGWLTGRHIVRYDADVVLGGSRAVFLGSGRVAYAPVEDLLFGFALVLWTWTWWDWFGRRDADGQARRARR
- the thiE gene encoding thiamine phosphate synthase → MNNRERLADARLYLCTDARERQGDLAEFLDAVLAGGVDIVQLRQKHMEARHELAALEVFAEVAGRHGALFAVNDRADLAYAAHADGLHLGQDDLPVPDARWLIGGGPLIGRSTHDIEQVDDANTEDGVDYFCVGPTWPTPTKPGRPAPGPALLRHAAAVARRPWFAIGGIDLDRLDEIIEAGARRAVVVRAITEADDPGAAAAAFATRLRAVGVDITDGP
- a CDS encoding phytoene/squalene synthase family protein, with translation MLHSRILDAAGIDDPELRASYLRCRDLHSRHGRTYYLATRLLPSARRPYVWALYGFARHADEIVDDPAPAISPAQRAEQLARWSQLRLDELRAGASEDPIGRAMADTVHTWDIPLEHVAAFLDSMRADLTVHQYGTFDDLLGYMYGSAAVIGLQMLPVLGPLTPDAVEPAMALGIAFQLTNFIRDVAEDLDRGRLYLPLEDLDRFGVCRTDLEHGTFSPAAQDLIQFQIERARHWYDRARPGIDMLEPAGRECIRAAFVLYAGILDQIERVGCDVLRGRVAVPRVTRARVGSGAYLRARRAWPSASRRPNQSHQVQVHSTSAKPNNRSSTGA
- the thiS gene encoding sulfur carrier protein ThiS produces the protein MTTPEDGGPFAVIVNGETKQVESGTTVADLVADVAGSPDARGVAAALNGAVVPRGRWTVVQLGEDDRLEVLTAVQGG
- a CDS encoding (2Fe-2S)-binding protein gives rise to the protein MYVCLCHAVTEEEILDAVDTGAHTEAAVAEVTHAGTGCGSCLARLGDLLDGAAPYGCRLRALPATA
- the crtI gene encoding phytoene desaturase family protein; its protein translation is MGERVRIVSGPTEQVVIVGAGLSGLSAALRLVAAGRSVTLLERESVPGGRAGVCRAKGYTFDTGPTVLTMPDLIADAFDCVGEHMADWLTLRRLDPAYRVRFADGSTLDVRAHPQDTAAEIAALCGPAEAQRYHRLVDWLTRLYRCQMRSFIDRNLDSPLALLNPDLARLVAAGGFGRLAPAIDARLSDPRLRRVFSFQSMYAGLAPAEALACYAVISYMDTVAGVWFPDGGLHALPTALAAAAVKHGADVRYDTEVVGVDRAAGRAVAVRTAAGERVPCDALVLTVDRPVAVERLLGRRPRRRLRYSPSCALLLAGAPAAGPHRAHHEVVFGNAWERTFAEIIDRGRLMSDESFLVSTASRTDASLAPAGRDAHTVLFPTPNLTGHQDWAVLRGGYRDHMLRVLAERGYPEFAAEAEVIDLVTPADWAARGMAAGTPFAAAHTFRQTGPFRPANLARDWANVVFAGSGTVPGVGIPSVLISGRLAAERITGPDRIYRSRAWPL
- the pknB gene encoding Stk1 family PASTA domain-containing Ser/Thr kinase, with product MSTATVDPLVGQLLDGRYRVTRRLARGGMATVYTAVDSRLNREVALKVMHPGLAEDREFVDRFIREAHAAARLSHPAAVAVYDQSADSGHVFIAMEYVAGRNLRDWLRDRGRLTPRETFAVLEPVLAALAAAHQAGLVHRDIKPENVLIADDGRVKVADFGLARAVSAATSTGTLIGTVAYLAPEQVERGVADQRTDVYSAGILLYECLTGFQPHGGETPIQIAYQHVNADVPPPSAIRPSLAPALDHLVARVTCRNPAGRPPDAGAFLAELLAVRRSLSPAELDDAGPVETSYAPTVVVERGAHRASATPPPPMPQPASAPQYTSPLATPSTPFPTRPLFSPGRLARRRNRGRAALVVLLVLAVAMGLVGWRVAAGNSVSAPSLINLSRADAQTRAEQAGLHPNFSGEAFSENVKAGQVVSTDPAAGHRVAKHGTITVVLSKGPERYSVPTVSGKSVNDAKAALAGAHLAVSDQQRHDYSDTVAQGSVMGTDPAAGTALKPNAVITLIISDGGKPVRVPELVGHSIDDATKTLAKLGLKVAFDDTDFDPSGDVLAQDPVPGSRAFRGDTVHLQGSGARVTVPNVIGMSRQQATQTLQAQGLQADDEGFGLFCNTVNDQDPPAGSRVARGSQVGISC
- a CDS encoding lycopene cyclase domain-containing protein; protein product: MRHLSYLAMLAVVAAFVAPLEWLLGARVLRRPRRLLATLVVVLLPFGAWDLMATAAGQWSFDRRQTVDVRLPGGMAIEEIAFFVVIPIAVLLTLEAVRTLRKKR
- the thiO gene encoding glycine oxidase ThiO; its protein translation is MTPTASSQPTPDVLIVGAGLIGLAIAWRATGRGLRVAVVDPSPGSGASRVAAGMLAPVTEAAYNEGALLRLNLASAAAYPDFVAELSAATGLDTGYRASGTLLAAVDGDDLAHAAELHAFQRGLGLDVEVVDARELRRREPLLAPGLRGGLWVAGDHQVDPRRLLDALLAACRASGVRFVAAAAAGVASRAGRALGVELADGTRLAAGRVVLAAGAHTGRLAGLPTGALGCLRPVKGQVLRLRGPALLGRTVRGLVRGASVYLVPRADGEVVVGATVEEQGFDTSVTAGAGYELLRDALELVPALSELEFVEISAGLRPGTLDNGPLLGPAHLDGLVLATGHYRNGVLLTPITADAITAVLTDVDPPAVAAPFHARRFTDRGRRIAVGQ
- a CDS encoding Rv2175c family DNA-binding protein; translated protein: MNDEVTDATDPVQAGVSRWLTLPEVAAELGVDAARARQFYSDRQFLARRRGENAVLCVPAEFFLDGAVVKGLPGTLTLLADAGYSDDQALSWLFTADEALPGTPVEALRANRGTEVRRRAQALGF
- a CDS encoding DUF5302 domain-containing protein, with protein sequence MDDTQRADEPEPGTDETETEDAPDVFAGDDDRAKFREALARKTGRGGGSAQGGDSGSKVGSAHGPAKAQRTFRRKSGG